In Maniola hyperantus chromosome 13, iAphHyp1.2, whole genome shotgun sequence, one genomic interval encodes:
- the Mnr gene encoding uncharacterized protein Mnr → MKTLHRLSMDWRTAVVVLAVLFHADGFSKYGRTCKDIGCLNSEVCVLAEDQCSYGQSSNCGTYPTCKKKSQVQGSHSEPAHPSVPKPTPQPPTRTFDSPPNYPAPAPPSNTHGSPYGGNSPYGGGSSSHGGNAPYGGNSYNGGGSPYGGNPYGGSPPYGSNGGHSPYGGSNPGGSSYGGNNPGGSPYGGSNPGGSPYGGSNPGGSPYGGSNPGGSPYGGSNPGGSPYGGSSPYGGSSNRGGSNPYSPSSGSGGKGALDSILNTLGKYAGGSNTGGSSPFGSSSNTGGKGPLDSILGSLNNFGGQPGGSTQGGGTGLSNIFGNILGNQPTSQQPNQNRIVRPNYAQHNFATTRRPASYGWNVSVTMVLSYLTHLYIKNVINI, encoded by the exons ATGAAGACTTTACACCG ATTAAGCATGGACTGGAGGACGGCTGTAGTGGTGCTTGCGGTGTTGTTTCACGCTGACGGGTTCTCaa AATATGGTCGAACGTGCAAGGACATTGGGTGCCTCAATAGCGAAGTGTGCGTACTAGCGGAAGATCAATGCTCATACGGGCAATCGTCGAACTGTGGCACTTACCCTACATGCAAGAAAAAGTCGCAAGTTCAAG GTTCACACTCGGAACCAGCGCATCCGTCCGTCCCTAAACCAACACCCCAACCTCCCACCAGAACCTTTGATTCGCCACCAAACTACCCCGCACCCGCACCACCGTCGAATACTCATGGCTCCCCGTACGGCGGAAACTCACCTTATGGGGGAGGTAGCTCATCTCATGGTGGCAACGCTCCTTATGGTGGAAACTCTTACAATGGAGGCGGCTCCCCTTACGGCGGTAACCCTTACGGCGGATCGCCCCCTTACGGGAGTAACGGCGGCCATTCTCCGTATGGCGGCAGCAATCCTGGAGGTTCATCTTATGGCGGTAACAATCCTGGAGGTTCACCTTATGGCGGTAGCAATCCTGGAGGTTCACCTTATGGCGGTAGCAATCCTGGAGGTTCACCTTATGGCGGTAGCAATCCTGGAGGCTCACCTTATGGCGGTAGCAATCCTGGAGGTTCACCATACGGTGGTTCATCCCCTTACGGAGGATCCTCTAACAGAGGAGGCTCAAATCCCTACAGCCCAAGCTCAGGCAGCGGCGGAAAAGGTGCCCTGGACAGTATACTCAACACTTTGGGCAAATACGCTGGTGGCTCCAACACAGGAGGCTCAAGTCCTTTCGGCTCAAGTTCAAATACCGGTGGAAAAGGCCCGTTGGACAGTATATTAGGATCGTTAAACAACTTCGGCGGCCAACCTGGTGGTAGTACCCAAGGTGGCGGCACGGGACTATCGAACATCTTTGGCAACATACTCG GAAATCAGCCCACCAGTCAACAGCCAAACCAGAATAGAATTGTAAGACCGAATTATGCTCAGCATAATTTTGCCACTACGAGGCGGCCGGCGTCCTATGGATGGAATGTTAG